The Haliotis asinina isolate JCU_RB_2024 chromosome 2, JCU_Hal_asi_v2, whole genome shotgun sequence genomic interval tgattacacgatgccatttagaaagtggtcaaatgcaacatatgtcatatttgggatttcactttcttagtgaagtacaaattctagtacttttttcggttgagtcccatccgggattcgaacccgcaccctcagagtcaggcacctaatctccagcacacaaagtcagccgcctagcccgctcagccaccgcgacttctgagggtgcgggttcgaatcccggatgggactcaaccgaaaaaagtactagaatttgtacttcactaagaaagtgaaatcccaaatatgacatatgttgaacaattcaatgtatatttacatgacAACACTTCAGACAATTATATTTAATGGCCAGTGAACAAGTGTACAAGCTTGCCTATTGATTGTATAAAGATAATCATATGCAAAACACTTGTTTGTTGTCATAAGATCCATTTACAGGACAGGTATactcctcagggagttgagaatgaaatatgACCACACACTGATACATTGACTTGGATACACCGTTGCACCATCAGCAATCACTTTGTAAATGAAATCACGTACGCCGTAATGGATGGTGTTATTTTCATCTCTGCCAGAGTGATTGATTTCAAACTGTTCACAGCACTCTGTATCATGTTACCATGTTCACCATGATACATTACCAGCATACCAGTCTCTAATTCAATCACCTCCACTCAAGACATGTTTCTCTATGTTGGGCTAGTCAATCATACAGTCAATGCCCggactcatcacaccaaaggcaCAGGCTTTACAACAGCACAAGGTGCACATTCATGAAGCCATTTCTAGTGTCACAGGGCCCTGATATTTATAACAGCAACATAAAACCATTCACTCTCTGATAAACTCACCCACTTGATTGGGTTCCTTTCCATGGACTGTAACCACTTGAGGAATCATTTGTGCTTGTATCATTTCTACCAAATGCTTGACAAAGTGCCATCATTTCAGTTCTTTTCTCATTTAGTTCCCCACTCCACattcatcacttgattgtctggtccagacttgattatttaagaCCACACTatatgcctggaatattgctgaagtgcAGCATTAAAGTAAAACTACACTTACTCACTTCACACTGAATGCTTGTGTTGTATATCATTTGCAATAGGCTAAATCCATGACTAGGCATGATGAAAGGTAAGATGGGACAGACCACTTGGTCACTGGAACCTGGCATGGTTAAGGGAGGTGAGTCTGCCTTGAATCACATGCTGATGTATGTGGCTGCACATCTGTCGAGAGAGTCCCAGACACTCAGTTGTATGGCGACCTCACAGTTAAGTACAAATGCTTGTTTAgcacatgaaacaaaaacactgaaaaatgtGGAAgttatataattatttataagGCAGTATTAGCAAATATTTACAGTGCCATCATTAAACTATATACATGTGTCACTATTTACATCACAATTATCACATAGGTTCACAAGCTATTTACATCACAAATATCACATACTATTAAGATTTTAAAGGAAATAAAGTAATCCTCCAATTTGTAGTCATAACATCATGATATACCTATACAGGCTTTGCGGAGTCTGTTATCAGTATTACAGAAGGTAGTTACAAATGAGCTCAGACCATCACTGTCAGAGGTAGGAATTCTTCAAAAGAattctgtgtttgcatgtgcTCCAAACAgtacaaatatttacattagtAAGTTCCAAATGTCACAGAGAAGAAAGTTCACAATACCCTAGTTTATTCAGCAGGACCTGACTTGCCCTCCACACCAAAatacaaactgaatatttttccACATTTATGTTCTTCAAGAAACTCGTAGAACTTCCCTAAATCCATATGGTATTCTCTCCCTTTACCCCCTCGAACATCAAACCCGACCTCTTCAAAAGTTGAAAATTTTcgaaaatatgttatattttttttcccCATCTCTTCATCTTCTTTTTCCTTTATTGCAATTTTCTTCCAATTTAATCGTCTAAGTCGATACCAGAACTCATCAACCTCACTACTATAGCCTTCAATACAGATAACACCTGGCTTCCCAGGCATACAGAACCCAGTCACCTTGAGCTCACTAGCCCACGCTAAAATATCCCGACGCTTAAATTTACTGAATATATGGTGACTGTAGATCCAGAGTCGGGTGAACACAGTGTCTTCTTTAGACAGAGCCTTCTTCTCCTGCTGGACTGGCGTGTCTTGTATTTGAGCATAGTGAGGCAGGTTCTCCTGTAACCACTCAATCAGAGAACCAATACATATTTCTCCTCGGTCCAGTGTTGTGAGGAACTCGTTGAGGTCTTCATTAAGTTGTGTGTGGGTTTCTCTGTTCAGATGGTGGGATCGGAGGAACACCTCTGGGGATGCGTGGGGGTAATCGTGAGGGAGGTGACATACCAGTTCTGCTGTTTTCTTCTGGAAAAagatacatttgaaattataCATACCATAGATCAGCATGCACAAGCTCCCAATGTATAACTATCTTACCATAATTAggaatgtgtctgtgtgtgagagttagtgagtgagtgtgtttgagtATATGGTACAGAACCAAATGACATGTATCTATATTGTTTAAATGCCTATTGTCtcatacagtgtgtaaagcccatttcttgtgttccccaccatgatatggTTGGAAAATTGCAAAAAGCGTTTAGAAACCACGCTTTATCACTCAACTAGAAACACAAAAGATGCTATATGTTGATGACACCCATCCCTCCTCTGTATTGATGTTATTCGTCAGTAATCTACCCACATATGTAAATAGGGGTAAATAGAAGGTAATAGTTTCAGATTAGCCCAAGTagcctaagtaaacttagtctcagtgtatttcaatACACatcaccactgagtctaacaaaacctagtagaaggtcgcgtcaggtaacctttgagcgaccaatgaccgtccaatcaaacgcaagatggttaaatagatttaaccaatcagacaacagctattatttagggatcagagggactttcaaaatattcaggtcactgacacagatctctccacaaacaaaaatccgcatataacacagttatttgacctgcagtatatacgctttggggtttctgttgatatGGGTACCATTAgcaaatatttccgcaagatgacagccttgaatattgcccaaaaa includes:
- the LOC137273030 gene encoding RWD domain-containing protein 2B-like, whose amino-acid sequence is MPIAMALIMENEDPSSVDLKETLELQLSEVEMLQSMFPNPGEFKMEDGPESLEEIQAFLDNKMRAEFLESRIGFIVKITTSKKTAELVCHLPHDYPHASPEVFLRSHHLNRETHTQLNEDLNEFLTTLDRGEICIGSLIEWLQENLPHYAQIQDTPVQQEKKALSKEDTVFTRLWIYSHHIFSKFKRRDILAWASELKVTGFCMPGKPGVICIEGYSSEVDEFWYRLRRLNWKKIAIKEKEDEEMGKKNITYFRKFSTFEEVGFDVRGGKGREYHMDLGKFYEFLEEHKCGKIFSLYFGVEGKSGPAE